DNA from Chitinophaga pendula:
AAACAGCTGATGGCAGAGCTGAAAGCATTGAGTGCAAGTTTGAATACTGATCACATCAAACATATCGGTTTCGTAAAAGCATTGGAGAATGAACTGAACAGAGTATCAAAGACAAAAAAATATAAGATCAATATTATTAAAAATGGAGAGGAATACCGGATGTTGGCAGAGCATGAGTTTATTCTTTTCCGCCTTTGCCAGGAAGTATTGAACAATGTAGTGAAATATTCAAAAGCTACGGAAGTTTCGACTACTTTTCATTTTTCTGCGGATCAATTTGCATTGACCATTGCCGACAATGGCATTGGGTTTAACGTAGAAGAGGCATTAAACCAAAGTGGAGAAAAACAAAGTACGGGTTTGATCAATATGCGGAAGCGCGCGACTCACATAAAGGCGGCTTTCGATATCCGCAGTGAACTTCAGAAAGGCACTACTGTAAGCATCCATATTCCTCATCCAGAGCAACATAAACTAGCTACTATATGAAACCCCTTACCCCCGCCCTAAATCTGGCACTAGTAGATGATCATAATCTATTCCGGAAAGGTCTCATTAAACTAATTAACCTCTTAAACACCAAGACTAATTATCATATTCTCTTTGAAGCGGAGAATGGCAATGATCTGAAGGAAAAAATGATCCAACCACCCTTCCCTGATATTATCCTGATGGATATTGACATGCCTGACATGGATGGTTTTGAAGCCGTCGAGTGGCTGCAGCGAACACA
Protein-coding regions in this window:
- a CDS encoding sensor histidine kinase, whose product is MQATTDATSLTIIISTFIVLSLSLAIIYFLFLYQRKRFRHQQELMAMREEYHKTLHESQLAIQEQMLDQISKELHANVSHLVSLININLSEILPQSPESQRESIIETKSLAKQLMAELKALSASLNTDHIKHIGFVKALENELNRVSKTKKYKINIIKNGEEYRMLAEHEFILFRLCQEVLNNVVKYSKATEVSTTFHFSADQFALTIADNGIGFNVEEALNQSGEKQSTGLINMRKRATHIKAAFDIRSELQKGTTVSIHIPHPEQHKLATI